One genomic window of Mus pahari unplaced genomic scaffold, PAHARI_EIJ_v1.1 scaffold_10387_1, whole genome shotgun sequence includes the following:
- the LOC110315432 gene encoding vomeronasal type-1 receptor 90-like, translated as MFAFKNVLYFQAGLGVLANMFLLCFYIFILIGHRPKPTDLISCQLTFIHMMMFLTXXXXXXXXXXXXXXXXXXXXXXXXXXXXXXXXXXXXXXXXXKQKLKNYMTYVFLCIWSFNLSYSSNRXFYVRGFTNVSETNQMRVTESCSLLRMNYIIRVLIFTVTTSRDVFLVGVMLITSTYMVIVLCRHQRQCKHLHGINHLRTSPEKRATQTILLLVIFFVVMYWVDFIISSSSVLLWMYDPVILRVQKFVMYAFPTITPLVQISSDNRIIIMLKNMHSKHHQRFF; from the coding sequence ATGTTTGCATTCAAAAATGTCCTTTATTTCCAAGCTGGACTTGGAGTCTTAGCCAatatgtttcttctttgtttctatattttcataCTCATAGGTCACAGACCTAAACCCACAGACTTGATCTCCTGTCAACTCACCTTTATTCACATGATGATGTTCCTCACTGNNNNNNNNNNNNNNNNNNNNNNNNNNNNNNNNNNNNNNNNNNNNNNNNNNNNNNNNNNNNNNNNNNNNNNNNNNNNNNNNNNNNNNNNNNNNNNNNNNNNNNNNNNNNNNNNNNNNNNNNttaaacaaaaactaaaaaactacATGACCTATGTTTTCTTGTGTATTTGGTCTTTCAATTTGTCCTACAGTAGTAACCGGNTCTTCTATGTTCGTGGTTTTACTAATGTGAGTGAGACTAACCAGATGCGGGTCACTGAATCCTGCTCACTACTCCGCATGAACTACATCATCAGAGTGTTGATTTTTACTGTGACAACCTCCAGAGATGTATTTCTTGTAGGAGTCATGCTGATCACAAGTACATACATGGTGATTGTCCTGTGCAGGCATCAGAGGCAATGCAAGCATCTTCATGGCATCAACCACCTGAGAACATCCCCTGAGAAAAGGGCCACCCAGACCATCTTGCTGCTGGTGATTTTCTTTGTGGTCATGTACTGGGTGGACTTCATCATCTCATCCTCCTCAGTCCTGTTGTGGATGTATGACCCAGTCATCCTGAGGGTTCAGAAGTTTGTGATGTATGCCTTTCCCACAATTACTCCTTTGGTACAAATCAGTTCTGATAACAGAATAATAATTATGCTGAAAAACATGCACTCAAAGCACCACCAGAGAtttttttga